Proteins from a single region of Fusobacterium gonidiaformans ATCC 25563:
- the dhaM gene encoding dihydroxyacetone kinase phosphoryl donor subunit DhaM, with product MVGIVVVSHSKALAKEAITLAMEMKHSEFPLINGSGTDGDYFGSNPLMIKEAIEKAYTEEGVLVFVDLGSSVLNTQIAIDFLDDSIFNLDHIKIADAPLVEGLIAAVAINDAKASLTDIISELKEFKNFSKINE from the coding sequence ATGGTAGGAATTGTAGTAGTGTCACACAGTAAAGCTTTAGCAAAAGAAGCAATTACATTAGCAATGGAGATGAAGCATAGTGAATTTCCGCTTATCAATGGGAGTGGAACAGATGGAGATTATTTTGGAAGTAATCCTCTTATGATTAAAGAAGCTATTGAAAAAGCATATACAGAAGAGGGGGTACTTGTATTTGTAGACCTTGGAAGTTCAGTTCTAAATACACAAATTGCTATTGATTTTTTAGATGATTCGATATTTAACTTGGATCATATTAAAATTGCAGATGCTCCTTTAGTAGAAGGGCTAATTGCAGCAGTTGCTATCAATGATGCAAAAGCTAGTTTGACAGATATTATATCGGAGTTAAAGGAATTTAAAAATTTTTCAAAAATAAATGAATAA
- the dhaK gene encoding dihydroxyacetone kinase subunit DhaK, producing the protein MKKLVNQRENIVEEVVQGMIKAYPEKLSRVEGEPIILRKEKKVGKVALISGGGSGHEPAHAGYVGYGMLDAAVCGEIFTSPGADKVYRAIQEVDSGAGVLLIIKNYSGDIMNFEMAAEMAAMDGITVKQVVVDDDIAVENSTYTVGRRGIAGTVFVHKILGAAAEAGYSLDELVDLGNRLVNNIKTMGMSLKSCMVFSTGKQSFEIGDDEVEIGLGIHGEPGTHREKMATADEFTEKLFAQIDRETQLQKGEKIAVLVNGLGETTLIELFIINNHLQDLLQAKEVTVVKTFVGNYMTSLDMGGFSISIVKLDEEMRKLLLAEQDTIAF; encoded by the coding sequence ACCAAAGGGAAAATATTGTCGAAGAAGTCGTTCAAGGAATGATAAAGGCTTATCCAGAGAAGCTTAGTCGAGTAGAAGGAGAGCCAATCATTTTACGAAAAGAGAAAAAAGTTGGAAAAGTTGCTTTGATTAGTGGTGGAGGAAGTGGTCATGAGCCGGCTCATGCAGGATATGTTGGTTATGGAATGTTAGATGCTGCTGTTTGTGGTGAAATTTTTACTTCTCCGGGAGCGGATAAAGTGTACAGGGCAATTCAAGAAGTTGATTCCGGAGCAGGAGTTCTTTTAATCATTAAAAATTATAGTGGCGATATTATGAATTTTGAAATGGCTGCAGAAATGGCAGCTATGGATGGAATTACGGTGAAACAAGTTGTTGTAGATGATGATATTGCAGTAGAAAACAGTACTTATACAGTAGGGAGAAGAGGAATCGCAGGAACTGTTTTTGTACATAAAATCTTAGGAGCTGCTGCAGAAGCAGGATATTCTTTGGATGAATTAGTAGATTTAGGGAATCGACTTGTCAACAATATTAAAACAATGGGAATGTCTTTGAAGTCTTGTATGGTTTTTTCCACAGGAAAACAAAGTTTTGAGATTGGAGATGACGAGGTCGAAATTGGTTTAGGAATTCATGGAGAACCCGGAACACATCGAGAAAAAATGGCAACTGCTGATGAGTTTACAGAAAAATTATTTGCTCAAATAGATAGAGAAACTCAACTACAAAAAGGAGAAAAAATTGCTGTCTTAGTCAATGGCTTAGGGGAAACAACTTTAATTGAATTATTTATTATCAACAATCATTTACAAGATTTATTACAAGCAAAAGAAGTGACTGTTGTGAAAACTTTTGTTGGAAATTATATGACTTCTTTAGATATGGGTGGATTTTCTATTAGTATTGTGAAGTTAGATGAAGAAATGAGAAAACTGTTGTTAGCAGAACAAGATACCATAGCATTTTAA
- the dhaL gene encoding dihydroxyacetone kinase subunit DhaL, whose protein sequence is MLVKIVEKIADEIIQNKEYLTELDRVIGDGDHGVNLARGFEEIKAQISSYSSLAYSDIFQKMGMTLLTKVGGASGAIYGTAFMSAGMYCKGKTELEKEDIVAIFKAMIEGVKKRGKASLGEKTLLDTVLPVYDLLQHRLEQGEDILSNTEEIKTVAKQGMESTKDIIATKGRASYVGERSLGHIDPGAASSYMMIKVICEEIK, encoded by the coding sequence ATGTTAGTAAAAATTGTTGAAAAAATTGCAGATGAAATTATACAAAATAAGGAATATTTAACAGAATTGGATAGAGTGATTGGAGATGGAGATCACGGAGTTAATTTGGCAAGAGGTTTTGAAGAAATCAAAGCACAGATATCTTCATACAGTTCTTTAGCTTATTCTGATATTTTTCAAAAAATGGGTATGACCTTATTAACAAAAGTTGGAGGGGCTTCAGGAGCTATTTATGGAACGGCTTTCATGAGTGCCGGAATGTATTGTAAAGGAAAAACAGAATTAGAAAAAGAAGATATTGTAGCTATTTTTAAGGCTATGATTGAAGGTGTTAAAAAAAGAGGAAAAGCAAGTTTAGGTGAAAAAACATTATTAGATACGGTCTTACCAGTATATGATTTATTGCAACATCGATTAGAACAAGGAGAAGATATTTTATCAAATACAGAAGAAATTAAAACTGTTGCAAAACAGGGAATGGAATCAACCAAAGATATTATTGCAACAAAAGGGAGAGCTTCTTATGTAGGAGAAAGAAGCTTAGGACATATTGATCCGGGAGCAGCATCTTCCTATATGATGATAAAAGTAATTTGTGAGGAAATCAAATAG